In Pseudophryne corroboree isolate aPseCor3 chromosome 3, aPseCor3.hap2, whole genome shotgun sequence, a genomic segment contains:
- the LOC135057606 gene encoding uncharacterized protein LOC135057606 yields MALVRELMKHHRQLFGQDAARVSSRRKSALWGQVILAVNSEGVVRRTEDTCRKRFYDIKRRVKAKMAKESKSARRTGGGPPLRVSYRDWEEPVRALIPGEVVSATHVRDSDRPTQDVTQTSRPDRPQTSQDEAGIAGSASGSRPPVRRPSQGLGHLPRRPTKTRRLGSDSAPPSSPPRRRLSAVSPQPPLALLASSQSDEPRSPQLSEHNLMSAVDQQGPDQQPSITLQLTAVDPSLPIQLQDIPQASISPQLAQAPPPSQIPDDFWASWTSQQAQSNASLTQHTQHLASLPHHLPRISRNSGRLIVQVGRMATSMEQIRAENSQMNAHLSRIIDEQQRHQQALVQIIQHNQVVNESLSRIVASHTATNTQLIASLNNLSSNISMMGAQQVTSSSGTTTPIQTPVTSPVRRSSRARASEPAPSTHKRKK; encoded by the exons atggcgttggtgcgtgagctgatgaagcaccatcgccaattgtttggtcaggatgctgccagggtgtcctcccgcaggaagtctgccctgtgggggcaagtcatacttgctgtgaatagtgagggtgtggtgaggcggacagaggacacgtgccgcaagcgattttatgatattaagcggcgtgtcaaggccaagatggccaaagagtccaaatctgcacggagaaccggaggtgggccacctttacgtgtaagctatcgggactgggaggagcctgtgcgggcattgattcctggcgaagtggtgtctgctactcatgtccgggattcggaccgacccacgcaggatg tcacacagaccagccgcccagacaggcctcagacaagtcaggatgaggctgggattgcag gttctgcttctggaagccgacctcctgtaaggcggccatcacagggcttgggccacttacccaggaggccaactaagacacggcgtcttggctcggattcagcacctccatcatccccacccaggcgaagactttcggcagtgtcaccccagccaccactggcactattggcgagttcgcagagtgatgagcccagatcacctcagttatctg agcacaacttgatgtccgccgtgGACCAGCAGGGCCCAGACCAACAGCcatccatcacactgcaacttacagctgttgaccCAAGcctgccaatacagttgcaggatataccccaagcatccatcagtccccaactggcacaagctccgcccccaagccaaattccagatgatttttgggccagttggacaagccaacaggcccaaagcaatgccagcctgacccaacatacacaacaccttgccagtctgccccatcatctaccgcgtattagtcgcaactcgggcagactgatagtacaagtagggcgaatggctacctcaatggagcaaattagggctgaaaacagccaaatgaatgcacatttatcccgcattatagatgagcaacagcgccatcagcaggcactcgttcagatcattcaacacaatcaagtggtgaatgagtccttatccaggattgtagccagccacactgctactaacactcagctgattgcaagtttaaataatttgagcagcaatatttctatgatgggagctcagcaagtaacctccagctcggggaccacgacccctatccaaacgccagtaacctcccctgttcggcgttcctcaagagcacgtgccagtgagccagcacccagcacacacaagcgaaaaaaataa